A genomic window from Halorubrum lacusprofundi ATCC 49239 includes:
- a CDS encoding class I SAM-dependent methyltransferase codes for MRRFSAEYLEHTRRGMWTDGRQALADLDLAGRRRILDVGCGTGELTRVIDAETPSDTTVIGVDADPKLLRVAREETGLPYVAGDAIRLPLPDGAVDLAVCQALLINLPDPAAAVREFARVSSELVAAIEPDNADVTVTSTVDAEERLEREAREAYLHGVDTDVALGDRVREAFTATGLTDIRTRRYVHEKRIAAPYAEPALTAAARKASGAGLADHREELIAATSETAYDDLRRRWREMGRAVIDEMESGTYERVERVPFDVTVGRTD; via the coding sequence GTGCGACGTTTCTCTGCGGAGTACCTCGAACACACCCGTCGCGGGATGTGGACCGACGGTCGTCAGGCCCTCGCAGACCTCGACTTGGCGGGCCGCCGCCGCATCCTCGATGTCGGCTGCGGCACCGGGGAGCTGACTCGCGTCATCGACGCGGAGACGCCATCCGACACGACCGTGATCGGCGTCGACGCGGACCCGAAGCTTCTGAGAGTCGCCCGCGAGGAGACCGGGCTCCCGTACGTCGCCGGCGACGCGATACGACTTCCCCTTCCGGACGGGGCCGTCGACCTCGCGGTCTGTCAGGCTCTCCTCATCAACCTTCCCGATCCAGCCGCCGCGGTGCGCGAGTTCGCTCGGGTCTCCTCGGAGCTGGTCGCCGCGATCGAGCCTGACAACGCCGACGTGACGGTCACCTCCACCGTCGACGCAGAAGAGCGCCTAGAGCGGGAAGCCCGGGAGGCGTACCTACACGGGGTCGATACCGACGTGGCCCTCGGCGACCGCGTCCGCGAGGCGTTCACGGCAACAGGACTCACCGACATCCGGACTCGACGGTACGTCCACGAGAAGCGAATCGCGGCGCCGTACGCGGAGCCGGCGCTGACCGCCGCGGCGCGGAAGGCCTCGGGCGCGGGGCTGGCCGACCACCGCGAGGAGCTTATCGCGGCGACCTCCGAGACCGCATACGACGACCTCCGGCGGCGCTGGCGAGAGATGGGGAGAGCGGTAATCGACGAGATGGAGTCGGGGACGTACGAGCGCGTCGAGCGCGTTCCCTTCGACGTGACCGTGGGACGGACCGACTGA
- a CDS encoding lipoate--protein ligase family protein: MTAPAGNWRLIREESRPGPMQMALDEVAAETAAAGGPSTVRTYRWDPSCLTLGYRQDPETVDWAFCEREGIDVTRRQTGGGGIYHDAYGDVAYSIAVPAADVPGKLLDCYHLLCEPVLDAFDRLGIDAGYVEASMPELYHPACYLRELHPAHDVVAGSEADGAPGGRRKIAGNAQYRKRDAVIQHGSLTFSVEAERHLGTFVNPPVTPAEFRERVVGMDELADLDRGDAVAAVEDALVTWVIGKGSDRDGVTLDRDGSWTDAELERAAELVETKYRDDEWVRTRPGNRGA, encoded by the coding sequence GTGACCGCACCCGCGGGCAACTGGCGGCTGATCCGGGAAGAGTCGCGACCGGGACCGATGCAGATGGCGCTCGACGAGGTCGCAGCGGAGACGGCGGCCGCGGGCGGTCCGTCGACCGTGCGAACGTACCGATGGGACCCGAGCTGTCTCACGCTCGGTTACCGACAGGACCCGGAGACGGTCGACTGGGCGTTCTGCGAGCGCGAGGGGATCGACGTGACCCGGCGCCAGACCGGCGGCGGCGGGATCTACCACGACGCGTACGGCGACGTGGCCTACTCGATCGCCGTTCCGGCCGCCGACGTGCCGGGTAAACTACTCGACTGCTACCACCTGCTGTGTGAGCCCGTCCTCGACGCGTTCGACCGACTCGGGATCGATGCGGGCTACGTCGAGGCGTCGATGCCGGAGCTGTACCATCCGGCCTGTTACCTGCGGGAACTGCACCCGGCACACGATGTGGTCGCGGGAAGCGAAGCGGACGGCGCCCCCGGAGGGAGGCGAAAAATCGCGGGCAACGCCCAGTACCGGAAGCGAGACGCCGTGATTCAGCATGGCTCGCTCACCTTCTCGGTCGAGGCGGAGCGGCACCTCGGAACCTTTGTGAACCCGCCGGTGACGCCGGCCGAGTTCCGTGAACGAGTCGTCGGGATGGACGAGCTGGCCGACCTCGATCGGGGAGACGCGGTGGCAGCGGTGGAGGACGCGCTCGTTACGTGGGTGATCGGGAAGGGTAGTGACCGCGACGGCGTCACCCTCGATCGCGACGGGTCGTGGACCGACGCGGAGTTGGAGCGGGCCGCGGAGCTCGTCGAGACGAAGTATCGGGACGACGAGTGGGTTCGGACGCGTCCGGGGAACCGGGGCGCGTAG
- a CDS encoding amphi-Trp domain-containing protein: MTDESPPDGSASSAADDGPTVISGRNFEQEYRLDVSEAGEFLIALGEQLRDGDDLRLATDEWELPFAFGEPVELEIDFEGVGEPELEIEVTLPGRTDQTAPDVR; this comes from the coding sequence ATGACGGACGAATCCCCTCCAGACGGGTCGGCGTCGTCAGCGGCGGACGATGGGCCGACCGTGATCTCGGGGCGGAACTTCGAACAGGAGTATCGTCTCGATGTGAGCGAGGCCGGAGAGTTCCTGATCGCCCTCGGCGAGCAGCTCCGCGACGGCGACGATCTACGGCTCGCAACCGACGAGTGGGAGCTTCCCTTCGCATTCGGCGAGCCCGTGGAGCTCGAGATCGACTTCGAAGGGGTCGGCGAACCGGAGTTAGAAATCGAAGTGACGTTGCCGGGTCGGACCGACCAGACAGCGCCAGACGTTCGCTGA
- the dpsA gene encoding DNA starvation/stationary phase protection protein DpsA: protein MSTQKETRQRAGTVEENALRLESEKAEQIIEALNVDLADAYTLYHQLHKHHWNVEGAEFRDVHVFLQEVYEDVEAAADEVAERLQALGGVPHASLTTLAENATVEPEDEDVYDIRTSLANDLEMMGDIIESYREHIELAEGLGDYATAEMLREQLEGIEGHAHHIEHYLEDDTLVVESATN from the coding sequence ATGAGCACGCAGAAGGAAACGCGACAGCGCGCCGGCACCGTCGAAGAGAACGCACTCAGGCTCGAATCGGAGAAGGCCGAACAGATCATCGAGGCGCTGAACGTCGACCTCGCGGACGCGTACACCCTCTACCACCAGCTCCACAAACACCACTGGAACGTCGAGGGCGCGGAGTTCCGCGACGTGCACGTGTTCCTGCAAGAGGTGTACGAGGATGTCGAGGCGGCCGCCGACGAGGTCGCCGAGCGGCTCCAAGCGCTCGGGGGCGTCCCGCACGCCAGCCTGACGACGCTCGCGGAGAACGCCACCGTCGAGCCGGAGGACGAGGACGTCTACGACATCCGCACGTCACTCGCGAACGACCTCGAGATGATGGGCGACATCATCGAGAGCTACCGGGAGCACATCGAGCTCGCAGAAGGGCTCGGCGACTACGCGACCGCCGAAATGCTCCGTGAGCAGCTAGAGGGCATCGAGGGGCACGCCCACCACATCGAACACTACCTCGAGGACGATACGCTCGTTGTGGAGTCCGCGACGAACTGA
- a CDS encoding FAD-dependent monooxygenase, with protein sequence MSGGVDRDAVVTGLDYEAVVVGGGPAGCSAAVFLAREGIDVAMFNRGRSSIARCAHLGNYLGFPGGIDVETLYDLMHDHVERASGELVGDLVESVESRATDDTEEARFRVTPQEGEPVATRCVVAATRYDGEYLRGLDDDAAMFETHDHGGETREHFDREYADPDGTTPIDGLYVASPSEADRQAITAAGRGARVARRVVTDARIDDGWWPAAAEDVDWVRREAEREEEWADRDRWVEWFDQRHADAPVDPESERFARVREAAIDETLASYVDADEAEEQAAEGGRALADHLDPRAVVDAHGAEALLDAMDDEDIAAYGARAR encoded by the coding sequence ATGAGCGGCGGCGTCGATCGCGACGCGGTCGTCACGGGTCTTGACTACGAGGCGGTCGTGGTCGGCGGCGGCCCCGCCGGCTGCTCGGCCGCCGTCTTCCTCGCCCGCGAGGGGATCGACGTCGCCATGTTCAACCGTGGTCGGTCGTCGATCGCGCGCTGTGCGCATCTGGGGAACTACCTCGGCTTCCCCGGCGGGATCGACGTCGAGACGTTATACGATCTGATGCACGACCACGTCGAGCGCGCGAGTGGCGAGCTCGTCGGCGACCTCGTCGAGTCAGTCGAATCGCGGGCGACTGACGACACGGAGGAAGCGCGCTTCCGCGTCACCCCGCAGGAGGGCGAGCCGGTCGCCACCCGCTGCGTGGTAGCGGCGACCCGATACGACGGGGAGTACCTCCGTGGGCTCGACGACGACGCGGCGATGTTCGAGACCCACGACCACGGCGGCGAGACTCGCGAGCACTTCGATCGGGAGTACGCCGATCCCGACGGAACGACGCCGATCGACGGGCTCTACGTCGCCTCGCCCTCCGAGGCCGACCGACAGGCGATCACGGCGGCCGGACGCGGTGCCCGCGTCGCCCGGCGAGTCGTCACCGACGCGCGAATCGACGATGGCTGGTGGCCCGCGGCGGCCGAGGACGTCGACTGGGTACGCCGTGAGGCCGAGCGCGAGGAGGAGTGGGCGGACCGCGATCGGTGGGTCGAGTGGTTCGACCAGCGCCACGCCGACGCCCCGGTCGATCCGGAGTCGGAGCGGTTCGCGCGCGTTCGCGAGGCCGCTATCGACGAGACGCTGGCGTCGTACGTCGACGCCGACGAGGCCGAGGAACAAGCGGCCGAGGGTGGGCGCGCGCTCGCCGATCACCTCGACCCGCGCGCCGTCGTCGACGCACACGGCGCCGAGGCCCTGCTCGACGCAATGGATGACGAAGATATCGCCGCGTACGGCGCGAGGGCGCGATGA
- a CDS encoding segregation and condensation protein A yields the protein MTEPPESAGGVPNLDLTSERDGGSRDGSLPETPGTDEPAANETDAKGTGEAGEGSGEDDEVEPVELLVQLAEEGEIEPWDIDIVQVTDAFLEKLDETDLRTTGRALFYASVLLRMKSDGMLADDDGDDEEPEPEPWEVAMEGGAPDPADGDFDPIDELEAEMDRRLDRKNTRGSPETLDELVRELREAERGSWWKDSREYDTSESPHGHARGTQTLDYHTGDEFRRDGEPTAGEATDRTHDEDIEEVIVGIDNALRTQFDRGRTEVLFAEIETAGGRPFMTYLALLFMAHRGSVRLQQDDLFGDLWVKDPSAMAGESEAIAD from the coding sequence ATGACTGAGCCGCCGGAGTCGGCGGGGGGCGTTCCGAACCTCGACCTGACGAGCGAGCGCGACGGCGGGTCGCGGGACGGGTCGCTTCCGGAGACGCCCGGAACGGATGAGCCCGCCGCGAACGAGACTGACGCCAAAGGAACCGGCGAGGCCGGCGAGGGATCCGGCGAGGACGACGAGGTCGAGCCCGTCGAACTCCTCGTGCAGCTCGCCGAGGAGGGCGAGATCGAACCGTGGGACATCGACATCGTGCAGGTGACCGATGCGTTCTTGGAGAAGCTCGACGAGACGGACCTCCGGACGACCGGACGCGCGCTCTTCTACGCCAGCGTCCTACTCCGGATGAAAAGCGACGGGATGTTGGCCGACGACGACGGGGACGACGAGGAGCCCGAGCCGGAGCCGTGGGAGGTCGCGATGGAGGGCGGCGCGCCCGACCCCGCCGACGGCGACTTCGACCCCATCGACGAGTTGGAGGCCGAGATGGACCGCCGGCTCGACCGGAAAAACACTCGGGGCTCCCCGGAGACGCTCGACGAACTGGTCCGGGAGCTCCGCGAGGCCGAGCGCGGCTCGTGGTGGAAGGACTCGCGGGAGTACGACACCTCGGAGTCGCCGCACGGCCACGCTCGCGGCACGCAGACGCTCGATTACCACACCGGCGACGAGTTCCGGCGCGACGGCGAGCCGACCGCGGGCGAAGCGACCGACCGTACCCACGACGAGGATATCGAGGAGGTCATCGTGGGGATCGACAACGCCCTCCGGACCCAATTCGATCGCGGCCGCACGGAGGTGCTGTTCGCGGAGATAGAGACCGCCGGCGGCCGTCCCTTTATGACGTATCTCGCGCTGCTGTTCATGGCACACCGCGGATCGGTCCGGCTCCAGCAGGACGACCTGTTCGGCGATCTGTGGGTGAAGGACCCATCGGCGATGGCCGGGGAGTCGGAAGCGATCGCGGACTGA
- a CDS encoding ABC transporter ATP-binding protein — translation MSTEHANATDSEVPSGTTDASETVDSVGAGDASALDAESLVLGYPNAPAPVIDGESIAAEPGAVTALVGPNGSGKSTLLKGLATQLAPDDGSVMVDGRDVHAMDTKALARKLGLLSQESTSPNSITVDDLVYHGRYPHRGFFERTTDEDARAVEQAIELAGCGHLREREVGSLSGGQKQLAWIAMVLAQETDVLLLDEPTTFLDLHHQMEVMEIIETLRDESDVTVVVVLHDIEQAARLADRMVALKDGEIRARGAPEEIVTEDLLADVFRVDADVVQTENGPRVTPLRARHEDTE, via the coding sequence ATGTCTACCGAACACGCGAACGCGACGGATTCGGAGGTACCGAGCGGAACGACCGACGCGAGCGAGACGGTCGATTCGGTCGGCGCGGGAGACGCGAGCGCTCTCGACGCCGAGAGCCTCGTGTTGGGGTATCCGAACGCACCGGCTCCCGTCATCGACGGCGAGTCGATCGCGGCCGAGCCCGGCGCGGTCACGGCCCTCGTCGGCCCGAACGGCTCGGGGAAGAGCACCCTGTTGAAGGGGTTGGCGACGCAGCTCGCGCCGGACGACGGCTCCGTGATGGTCGACGGCCGCGACGTGCATGCGATGGACACGAAGGCGCTCGCCCGGAAGCTCGGGCTGCTCTCGCAGGAGAGCACCTCGCCGAACAGCATCACGGTCGATGACTTGGTGTACCACGGTCGGTACCCGCACCGCGGGTTCTTCGAGCGGACGACCGACGAGGACGCGCGCGCCGTCGAGCAAGCGATCGAACTGGCCGGCTGCGGCCACCTGCGCGAGCGCGAGGTCGGGAGCCTCAGCGGCGGGCAGAAACAGTTGGCGTGGATCGCGATGGTCCTCGCACAGGAAACCGACGTACTCCTCTTAGACGAGCCGACGACGTTCCTCGATTTACACCACCAGATGGAGGTGATGGAGATCATCGAAACCCTGCGCGACGAGAGCGACGTGACCGTCGTCGTCGTGCTCCACGACATCGAGCAGGCCGCCCGGCTCGCGGATCGGATGGTCGCGCTCAAGGACGGCGAGATCCGTGCCCGCGGCGCCCCCGAGGAGATCGTCACCGAGGACCTGCTCGCGGACGTGTTCCGCGTCGACGCCGACGTGGTACAGACCGAGAACGGCCCGCGCGTCACCCCGCTTCGGGCGCGACACGAAGACACAGAGTAG
- a CDS encoding ABC transporter substrate-binding protein codes for MGKHADRSAPTRRTVIRFGGAVAGAGSLAGCLGGGSGGSGSDGDSDGADGSDDAETEGADGSEDEETDDGGSAGSYTVEMAPVGEVTLDAVPEDVMVYSLLYADMAVAFGHGDAVNSLGFDADAGGNTLDAYYAELGGVAFDREGVRQLNTGSGGGISVDRELLYELDSDLHLADPCLFVSFDGWDQGDMAEVRDNVAPWFGNVYSRRNSQPPEPCRDDYEYYGLWEITERVAGVFQESERFEALAAVHDDLIETVQADLPPTEERPTVGTLLYMDGTYYPSLLDDPGFANAHVRPFGVVDAFGADDVTYETAYDHEQLLEVDPDVILHQYGVESYYDVAAVREELADHPVAGELSAIENDRFYPSGNPVQGPIMNLFQIEMTAKQLFPERFGEWPAYELGDGYPDIPDDERLFDRDRVAGIVTGEAE; via the coding sequence ATGGGAAAGCACGCGGACCGAAGCGCGCCGACGCGCCGTACCGTGATCAGGTTCGGGGGCGCGGTCGCGGGGGCCGGATCGCTCGCGGGATGTCTCGGAGGCGGGTCGGGCGGTTCCGGCTCGGACGGCGACTCCGACGGCGCAGACGGCTCAGACGACGCCGAGACCGAGGGGGCGGACGGCTCCGAGGACGAGGAGACGGACGACGGCGGCTCTGCGGGCTCGTACACCGTCGAGATGGCGCCGGTGGGCGAGGTGACGCTCGATGCGGTCCCCGAGGACGTGATGGTCTACAGCCTGCTGTACGCGGACATGGCGGTCGCATTCGGTCACGGTGACGCGGTGAACTCGCTGGGCTTCGACGCAGACGCCGGCGGGAACACGCTCGACGCCTACTACGCCGAACTCGGCGGCGTCGCGTTCGACCGGGAGGGTGTCCGACAGCTCAACACGGGCTCCGGCGGCGGGATCTCGGTCGACCGGGAGCTGCTCTACGAGCTCGACTCCGACCTCCACTTGGCGGATCCATGCCTGTTCGTCTCCTTCGACGGATGGGACCAGGGCGACATGGCAGAGGTTCGTGACAACGTCGCGCCGTGGTTCGGCAACGTCTACAGTCGCCGGAACTCTCAGCCGCCGGAGCCGTGTCGCGACGACTACGAGTACTACGGCCTCTGGGAGATCACCGAGCGCGTCGCCGGCGTGTTTCAGGAGTCGGAGCGTTTCGAGGCGCTCGCGGCGGTCCACGACGACCTGATCGAGACGGTGCAGGCGGACCTCCCGCCGACGGAGGAGCGCCCGACGGTCGGCACCCTCCTCTACATGGACGGGACCTACTACCCCTCGCTGCTCGACGACCCAGGATTCGCCAACGCCCACGTGCGCCCCTTCGGCGTGGTCGACGCGTTCGGCGCCGACGACGTGACCTACGAGACCGCCTACGACCACGAACAGCTACTGGAGGTCGATCCCGACGTGATTCTCCACCAGTACGGAGTCGAGTCCTACTACGACGTGGCTGCGGTCCGCGAGGAACTCGCCGACCATCCGGTCGCCGGCGAACTCTCCGCGATCGAGAACGACCGGTTCTACCCCTCGGGGAACCCGGTACAGGGGCCGATCATGAACCTCTTCCAGATCGAGATGACCGCCAAACAGCTGTTCCCCGAGCGGTTCGGTGAGTGGCCGGCCTACGAACTCGGCGACGGCTATCCGGATATCCCCGACGACGAACGGCTCTTCGACCGCGACCGGGTCGCTGGGATCGTCACCGGTGAGGCGGAATGA
- a CDS encoding deoxyribonuclease IV — MSLKVGAHVSISSSRASNDPETPPYGNIANAVFRQKQFGGNCGQIFTHSPQVWQDPNIGDEEAERFREGTERDLEGPWVIHTSYLVNLCTPKEGLREKSLDSMQKEVDAADTLGIPYVNVHLGAHTGAGVEGGLDNAASVIDDIDVPDGVTILIESDAGAGTKLGGEFEHLAGIIDRTETDIDVCVDTAHAFAAGYDLSTPEAVDETIAEFDDVVGLEHLKYIHLNDSKHACGTNKDEHAHIGEGLIGEDGMERFLNHPDLIDVPLALETPTEDGKSFAWNIDRVRELRAE; from the coding sequence ATGAGTCTCAAGGTCGGTGCGCACGTCTCGATCTCCAGTTCGAGAGCGTCCAACGATCCCGAAACGCCGCCGTACGGAAACATCGCGAATGCGGTGTTCAGACAGAAGCAGTTCGGCGGCAACTGCGGACAGATATTCACCCACTCCCCACAGGTGTGGCAGGATCCGAACATCGGCGACGAGGAGGCCGAGCGGTTCCGAGAGGGTACCGAACGCGACCTGGAGGGCCCGTGGGTGATCCACACCTCCTACCTCGTCAACCTCTGTACACCCAAGGAGGGGCTCCGCGAGAAGTCGCTCGACTCGATGCAGAAGGAGGTCGACGCGGCCGACACGCTCGGGATTCCGTACGTCAACGTCCACCTCGGCGCGCACACGGGGGCGGGCGTCGAGGGCGGGCTCGACAACGCGGCGTCGGTGATCGACGACATCGACGTGCCCGACGGCGTCACGATCCTGATCGAGAGCGACGCGGGCGCTGGCACGAAGCTCGGTGGCGAGTTCGAGCACCTCGCGGGGATCATCGATCGCACAGAGACCGACATCGACGTCTGCGTCGACACCGCCCACGCGTTCGCGGCGGGCTACGATCTTTCGACACCCGAAGCCGTCGACGAAACGATCGCGGAGTTCGACGACGTGGTCGGGCTGGAACACCTCAAGTACATCCACCTCAACGACTCGAAGCACGCCTGCGGCACCAACAAAGACGAGCATGCCCACATCGGCGAGGGACTCATCGGCGAAGACGGGATGGAGCGATTCCTCAACCACCCGGACCTGATCGACGTGCCGCTCGCGCTGGAGACACCCACCGAAGACGGGAAGAGCTTCGCGTGGAATATCGATCGCGTGCGCGAGCTTCGCGCGGAGTGA
- a CDS encoding FecCD family ABC transporter permease: MSNSGSVAGGDAARRSSEGRIGWLFDPKLVSVALASVAVVVVAGLVQISFGAYSMTVGEAWRAVLDPAVLLDPRWLLNFFVGEGLMRSITGFQGELPELAHGTLIVWNIRLPRVFVAAIVGMNLGVSGAIFQAVTRNELASPFILGVSSGAGLMILLTLVVFGGLSAFLPLIAALGGAVAFLVVYAIAWKNGTSPVRLVLAGVIVGTVFSSLQTGLFFFADDIGVVQSAIQWTTGSLTGTDWEQVRLVLPWTIVAVLLSIAGSRQLNLLLLGEQTAKSLGMSIEKVRFALSGVAVLAAAASIAVAGIVSFVGLIVPHMVRNLVGSDYKRVIVGCLFVGPALMVGADVGARLGMSVITGADSQIPVGIVTGLVGGPYFLYLMRKQQNMGEL; the protein is encoded by the coding sequence ATGAGCAACAGTGGGTCGGTCGCCGGCGGGGACGCCGCCCGCCGATCGTCGGAGGGGCGGATCGGGTGGCTGTTCGACCCCAAGTTGGTCTCTGTCGCGCTCGCGAGCGTCGCGGTCGTCGTCGTCGCCGGGCTCGTACAGATCAGCTTCGGCGCGTACTCGATGACGGTCGGTGAGGCGTGGCGCGCCGTTCTCGATCCCGCGGTCCTCCTCGATCCCCGCTGGCTGCTGAACTTCTTCGTCGGCGAGGGACTGATGCGCTCGATCACCGGGTTTCAAGGGGAGCTCCCCGAACTGGCACACGGAACGCTCATCGTCTGGAACATCCGTCTCCCGCGGGTGTTCGTCGCCGCCATCGTCGGGATGAACCTCGGCGTCTCGGGAGCCATCTTCCAGGCGGTCACCAGAAACGAGCTCGCGAGCCCGTTCATCCTCGGCGTCTCCTCGGGCGCGGGGTTGATGATCCTGTTGACGCTCGTGGTGTTCGGGGGACTCTCGGCGTTCCTCCCGCTGATCGCGGCGCTCGGCGGCGCGGTCGCGTTCCTGGTCGTCTACGCGATCGCGTGGAAGAACGGGACGAGCCCGGTTCGACTCGTGCTCGCGGGCGTGATCGTCGGGACCGTGTTCAGCAGCCTCCAGACGGGGCTGTTCTTCTTCGCGGACGACATCGGCGTCGTCCAGTCGGCGATCCAGTGGACCACCGGCTCGCTGACCGGGACGGACTGGGAGCAGGTCCGACTGGTGCTGCCGTGGACGATCGTCGCGGTGCTGCTGTCGATCGCCGGATCGCGCCAGCTGAACCTCCTCCTGTTGGGCGAACAGACCGCGAAGTCGCTCGGGATGTCGATCGAGAAGGTGCGGTTCGCGCTCTCCGGCGTCGCCGTGCTGGCGGCCGCCGCCAGCATCGCGGTGGCGGGGATCGTCAGCTTCGTGGGACTGATCGTCCCCCACATGGTGCGAAACCTCGTCGGCAGCGACTACAAGCGGGTGATCGTCGGTTGTCTGTTCGTCGGCCCCGCGCTCATGGTCGGGGCTGACGTAGGCGCCCGACTCGGGATGAGCGTGATCACGGGCGCGGACTCGCAGATCCCGGTGGGGATCGTCACCGGGCTGGTCGGCGGCCCGTACTTCCTGTACCTGATGCGCAAACAGCAGAACATGGGTGAGCTCTGA
- a CDS encoding serine/threonine-protein kinase RIO2: MVRNVAGDMAELDPEDFYLLSGVEQGMRFSEWVRRDKIPEYANLTREEVDYRIDRCLDRELIERKTIQYEGYQLTFEGYDALALRTFSERETIDGVGSPLGFGKEGDVYEAQSFKPLALKYHREGYTNFREVNREREYTADRDHVSWLYTARKAAEREYEAMEALYPDVSVPRPVDHNRHAIVMDKFDGVELARAKLDPEQAIGVLDLVLRELLTAYDLGWIHADMSEHNVAVAESGVTIFDWPQAVPVDHENAREFLERDVENLLRYFGRKYPHEVPRDADIEGIADAIVDGSFTTIRAFGEE; encoded by the coding sequence ATGGTTCGAAACGTCGCCGGCGACATGGCCGAGCTCGACCCCGAGGATTTCTATCTCCTCTCGGGCGTTGAGCAGGGGATGCGCTTCTCCGAGTGGGTCCGCCGGGACAAGATCCCCGAGTACGCCAACCTGACGCGCGAGGAGGTCGACTACCGGATCGATCGGTGTCTCGACCGCGAGCTGATCGAACGGAAGACGATCCAGTACGAGGGGTACCAGCTCACCTTCGAGGGATACGACGCTCTCGCGCTCCGGACCTTTTCGGAGCGCGAGACCATCGACGGCGTGGGCTCGCCCCTGGGGTTCGGCAAGGAGGGTGACGTGTACGAGGCGCAGTCGTTCAAACCGCTCGCGCTGAAGTACCATCGCGAGGGGTACACCAACTTCCGCGAAGTGAACCGCGAGCGCGAGTACACCGCCGACCGCGACCACGTCTCGTGGCTGTACACCGCGCGCAAGGCGGCCGAGCGCGAGTACGAGGCGATGGAGGCGCTGTACCCCGACGTATCGGTGCCGCGGCCGGTCGATCACAACCGACATGCCATCGTGATGGACAAGTTCGACGGCGTCGAGCTCGCGCGCGCGAAGCTCGATCCCGAGCAGGCGATCGGCGTCCTCGATCTCGTCCTCCGCGAGCTGCTGACTGCGTACGACCTCGGGTGGATCCACGCGGACATGTCCGAGCACAACGTCGCGGTCGCAGAAAGTGGCGTCACGATCTTTGACTGGCCGCAGGCGGTCCCCGTCGATCACGAGAACGCCCGCGAGTTCCTCGAACGGGACGTGGAGAACCTCCTCCGGTACTTCGGGCGAAAATATCCCCACGAGGTGCCGCGAGACGCGGATATCGAAGGGATCGCGGACGCGATCGTTGACGGTTCATTTACAACGATTCGGGCGTTCGGCGAGGAATAA